A stretch of DNA from Alteromonas gilva:
CATCCGGCGGCACTGATTTTTTATGGTTTTTTTGCTGCAGTGATCACTTTGTATGTGGTTCGCCAGTATCATTTGCGCCGCCGCCAACGTATTGCCATTTCCGAGTCCGAAGAGCGTCTCAAACTCACTTTGTGGAGCAGTGGCGATGAATTGTGGGACTGGGATGTCTATCGAGGTCAGGTATACCGTTCCAACACCTGGGGAACGCTGGATTTCCCTCAGGATGACATCCGCACTAACAGTGGCTATGAAGCCAATATTCATACCCATGACTTAAAGCGGGTACAAGACGCGTTAAGAGAGCACCTTGATGGCAAGTCTGACTTTTTTGAACTGGCATACCGGGCCAAAACCTTCAATAACACATGGATATGGATTCTTGACCGCGGCAAGGTAGTGCAGCGCGACCATAATAATGAACCAATCCGCATGACCGGAACGCTGAAGAATATCCAGCATTTAAAAGACGCAGAAGAGCAGCTTAACCTGTTTAAACGGTCAATTGAAAATATCTCCGAAGGGGTATTTATCACTGATACCAAATTCCGCTTTATATCAGTGAATAACGCCTATTGTAAATACACCGGTGAAACCCGCGACCAGGCGTTGGCGACGTACCTGTATTTTCACCAGTATCCGGACGCATTTACCGAAGAAATCAAGAAAACGCTGCGGGTAAAAGGCAATTGGAGCGGTGAAGTGGAAAGTAACCGGGTGAACGGTGAACGCTACGAAATAGAACTGAATATTGATGCCGTGCACGATGACGATGGCCGGATATCCCATTTCGTGGGCGTATTCTCTGATATCACATCACGTAAGAGTACCGAGAAAGAGCTGCTTAAACTGGCCAATTCTGACCCGCTTACCGAGCTGCCTAACCGCTCATTCTTCCAGGCCAGTCACAATAACCTGGTCCGCAAAGGCAGCCACCACGCATTGTTATGCCTGGATATGGATAATTTTAAAAAGATTAATGACTCCCTGGGGCATCAAACCGGCGATATATTAATTAAACAGGTGGCAAAGCGCATTCAACGGATGACTAACAGTAATTCCACCTGTTACCGTCTCGGTGGTGACGAATTCAGTGTGTTGATGGAAGATTTTTCAGATATCCATACCATTACCCACTTCGCTCAAAACGTGCTAAACACACTCTCCCGGCCATTTATTATCAATAAGCAGGAGTTCGTGTTGGGCGCAAGTATAGGTATAGCCCTGTACCCCGAAGATGGCTCCTCGCCCCAGGAAATGCTTAAAAATGCCGACACCGCGATGTATTTTGCTAAAAATAACGGCGGCAACAGTTACCAGTTCTTCAGTGGCGAAATGAATCAAAATGCTGTGCGTCAGTTGCAAATCGAAAACCTTATTCGCCAGGGAATTAAAGATGATCTGTTTACTGTGTTTTATCAGCCCAAGGTGGATATTACTACGGGTAAGCTGGTCAGTATGGAAGCCCTGGTCAGGTTTGAACACCCCAGCAAAGGGATTGTCAGTCCCGGCCAGTTTATTCCGTTAGCAGAACAGACCGGGCAAATTATCGAGATCGGTGAACAAGTGTTACGAAAAGCTTGTGAAGACACTAAACGCTGGGTTAAAGCAGGCTTATTTAACGGTCGTGTTGCCGTCAATATTTCGGCGAAACAATTCGAGTTACCTGATCTTGATGATCGAATAGAACAGATCTTACGACAGGTTGGCTTATCCCCCCTGCATCTGGAGTGTGAGATTACCGAGGGTACGCTAATGGAGAACCCTGAAGAAGGCCTAAGAATGATGCAGCGGCTGCGTGACCGTGGTATTCACCTGGCATTGGATGACTTTGGTACTGGCTACTCCTCACTGGCGTATTTAAAGAAATTCCCGCTCAATACCCTGAAAATCGACAAGGCATTTATTGACGATATTGCCGAGAGTAATGTCGACCGCCATATGGCTGCTGCCATTATTAACATTGCCCACAACCTTGGATTGAAGGTTGTTGCTGAAGGGGTAGAATACGAGGAACAACTGAATATTCTGCGCCGTTATGACTGTGAGATGTTACAGGGTTTCTTATACAGTAAGCCTTTAAATGCCGAGCGCTTTGAAAAACTTTTAAAAGAAAACAGCCTGCTGCAAAAAATTATCAGCAAAGCCTCTCCTAGTAAGCAATAACGCTCTGTTTGCCTGGGCTATCTGCCCCTTAATATCGGCTGAGCGTTGCAACGGACAACGCCTATCCAAAGCGATTTGCAGCAAGGCTATGCGTGTTTAAACACGCATCCAGCTTACAGTATCATGGCCCTGCGCAAAGGGTTACATGTGCTTTACGGTCTCTCTCCCCTGCTGCACAAGGTGCGCCATATTTTTTGCTTTGCAGCGACGTGGTGGTGTAACGCCGTTTAACATTAGTTACAAATGAGCGTCTGAAACGACTAGCCTGATACCGCATCAACCTCGCCTGTAAACCGGTCACCTATCGTCACTGTCGCCGCTGTCGCCGCTTGCCCAGCCACACTGGCTCGCAGCAGAATTGACGTTTTATGTATAAGCCTGAAGCCATACCGACGAGTTTAATTTGACACGATTTAACTTGATTTAGCTTGATATCAAAGGCAAGCACAGCAAAGCCACCAAATTTACACCTTATCTATTTGCAATATCTCTAAGCTATTTAAAATAAAGACTTTCCCCACCAAAAAGAACATATATTCTGCATATTTCAGCGCCATACCGGGCCGTAATCGTACTAAATAATGGGTATTGAACAGAATAAGACAACATTTTCCGGCAAGCGGCATAAAAATGCATAGCGTGGCAAGAATATGCGGCAACGTTTTTTTGACGCTCACAAAAATTAACGCGCAATCCATTGATAAATATAGCTTTTACAGTTTGGCACGCCGTTCGCATTATACTAATGGACAATAAGAAATTGTCGGCAGTTTTGTTTTGTTTTGTTTGTTTTGTATATAATAATGAGGATAGAAAGATGTTGAAAGCTTACGCAGTAGCATTAGTAATATCGACAGCAGCACCTGTAGCCGATAAGCAAGAAGGCGCACAGAAAGCACCTGTTCAGAAAAAAGAAGTAGCAACTGAAACTCAACAGTATAAGCCAAAAACTAGCGCAGCACGTATTTAGTCGGTTAGTTAAGAATTCTAAAAAAGGAGCAGCAGCTCCTTTTTTTATGCCTGCAGATAGGCATTATTAAAGCCGCAATCCCTTCTGAAACGCATATGACGGCTAATGGTGAACATCGGCCATACCAGAGGGCCAAAGATCAATCCCACCACTGCCCACTGTTTTGCAGATAAGCCCGATTTAATGGCTTCAACATAGTAATAGCAACTGCTTGCCAGGCAAATTAAAAAAATCGTCAACATTTTGACACCCTTTAATTCATCAATATATTCGCGCTAGCTTAAACGCTATCGTGTAAATAACGAGGGCGAATTTTACTTACCTTCGCGCAGAAAACCATCACTTTTATCAATTAAAGCAAAAAAAACCGGGCAGAGCCCGGTTTTTAACATTTAAGTAATAATAATTTAATAAAATGTTTGCCCTTTACTGGCCATATCGGTCAGCACCTGGGCCGGGCTGAACTTAGCATCCACCGTTTCGGCGTAATGATTCAGCCTTTCGACAACCTTATTGATTCCGAGCTCATCCATGTAACGGAATGGTCCACCAAGAAACGGCGGGAATCCAATACCAAAAATAGCACCAATATCACCATCACGGGCGCTGCGAATGACGCCTTCGTTCAAACAGCGTGCCGCCTCATTGAGCATTAACAGTACACAGCGCTCGGAGATTTCAGATTCACTGCGGCTTTTTGCAGGCTGTACGCCCAGTAGTGCATAAATGCTCTCATCCACGGTTTTCCCGGGCTTTTTACCACTGTAATCGTAAAAGCCCTTTTTGTTCTTTTTGCCTTTGCGATCGTCTGCCAGAACCTTTTCAAAGGCAGAAGGCGCGGTAAATCGTTCACCAAAGGCATCAATTAAAATCGGGATGATTTTAGTTCCCACATCAATACCGACTTCATCGAGAAGCTTTACAGGCCCTACCGGGAAACCAAAATTGAGCAATGATTTGTCGATATGTTCAATCGGCTCTCCAGCCAGTATTAAACTAGCCGCTTCGTTCATGTAGGGAGCCAGAATGCGGTTCACGTAGAAGCCCGCGCCATCTTTGACCACAATGGGGGTTTTGCCTTGCTTTTTAGCAAACTCTACCGTGGTTGAAATTGTTTGATCTGACGTCTTCTCGTGGGCAATGACTTCTGCCAGCGGCATTTTATCTACCGGTGAAAAGTAATGCAGACCAATCACATTCTCAGGACGTTTAGCGCCCTCTGCAATATCTGCAATTGGGATCGACGAGGTGTTCGATGCGAAAATGGTTTCAGACTTACAGCCAGACTCCACATCAGCGACCATCTTTTGCTTGAGCTTAACGTCCTCAAAAACCGCCTCAACAACAATATCAACGTCCTGCATCCCCGAATAATCCAGGGTACCGGTCAGTAAAGATAACTGTTTTTGCATTTCAGATTTGCGAATAAACCGGCGTTTGACCTTTTTATTCAGTAAGTCGTAGCTGTACTTCATAGCGTTGGCAATACCTGCCGGCTGGATGTCTTTTATACGAGCCGGTACGCCGGCTTTAGTCGCCGTCACAAAGGCAATGCCTCCGCCCATCAGGCCGCCGCCAAGGACACCGGCCTTGTTGACTTTTTTAGGCGCTACAGCAGCCACGCCAGACTCTTTTTTCATGGCGGTCGTGGCAAAGAATATCTGCCTTAACTGTCTGGACTCCGGCGTCATTACCAATTGTCCAAACGCTTTCGCTTCAGCATCAAGGCCCGCCTGCCTACCCTTATTAATGCCCACCGCAACCACATCAAGGATCTGCTGCGGCGCCGGATAATTACCCCGGGTTTTAGACTGGGTTTGCTCAGCGGCTTTCTTAAAGACAATATTGCGACCCGGGCTGGTACCTTCCAAAAACTTATTCACCAAACCTTTGGGTTCGGATTTGCGCGTTGGCTTACTTTTAGCGGCAAACTGCTGCGCCACATCAATGAGTACCGAACGCGGCACTACGTCATCAACGATACCGTATTTCTTAGCCTGTTTGGCGCGCACAGAGCTGCCGGTCAGCATCATTTTAATGGCTTGTTGAATACCCGCCAGCTTAGGCAAACGTTGCGTACCGCCACTGCCGGGTAGCAAGCCTAACTGCACCTCAGGCAGGCCTAGCTGTGTCGCCGAACTGTCGGTACAAATACGATAATGGCACGCCATCGCAAGCTCCAGTCCACCGCCCAGCGCCGGGCCATGAATAGCCGCAACAAAAGTTGCCCGCATATTTTCTATGCGGTTAAAAATGTCCTGCCCGCCTTTGGCCAGGGCCATCGCTTCTTCGGCAGTGCTGCAGGCGTCCAGCATGGTGATGTCGGCTCCGGCAACAAAGGAGTTCTCCTTGCCACTGACCAGAACCACCCCTTTAATGGCCTTATCCTGTTCTATTTCATCGAGCAGCGCACTCATATCGTCACCAAACGCTTGTTTCAGCGTATTCATGCTCTCGCCAGGCACGTCCATAGTTAATATGGCAATACCGTTATCCTGACGGGTGAGTGTAAAGGCACTTGTTGTTTGTTCAGTCATTACGCTGTCTCCAAGATCATAGCTGCGCCTAAACCACCTGCTGCGCAGGCAGTTACCAGTCCGGTACCACCGCCGCGACGATTAAGTTCGTTTAGCATCTGCGTGATCATACGGGTGCCGGTCGCCGCAAACGGGTGTCCATAGGCAATAGAGCTACCCATCACGTTAAATTTATCCATATCAATTTCACCGGTCGCTTTGCTGCGGCCCAGCTTTTCCTGAGCAAACTTGTCACTGGCAAACATTTTAACGTTGGCCAGGGTTTGTGCAGCAAAGGCTTCGTGCATTTCTATCAGGGTTAAATCATCCAGTGTCATACCGGCACGATCCAATGCAATTGGTGTGGCATATGAAGGTCCCATCAGCATATCCTCCCACACATCAATGGCCGCAAAGGCGTAACTTTTTATATAACCGAGTGGCGTGTAGCCCAGCGCTTTGGCTTTACTTTCGGTCATCATCACAACCGCTGAAGCGCCGTCGGTAAGCGGGGTTGCATTTGCCGCGGTGACCGAGCCATATTTGCGGTCAAATACCGGGCGAAGCTTAGCGTAACCTTCAAGCTTAGACTCAAAGCGAACGTTATTGTCTTGTTCAAGCGCGCCCTTGTAGGGTTCGGCATAAGCGGTCATGACTTCGCCACTCAGCTTGCCTTCATTCCAGCTTTGAGCGGCCAATGTGTGTGAGCGATGCGCCAGTTCGTCCTGTGCCTGACGGGTTATGCCATGGCTTTTAGCCATTTGTTCGGCGGTTTGCCCCATCGACAATCCCGTTGAATATTCAGCAACAGCCGGCGGAACCGGCAGCAAATCTTTAAGCCCCAGCTTTTTAAGTACGGCCCATTTTTGACCCAGTGTTTTAGTTTTTTGCAGGTCAACCAATGCACGGGCAAGATTCTTAGACACCCCGATAGGTGATACCGACGTGGAGTCAGCGCCACCTGCAACCCCGACTTCAACATGACCGGCCATCATCGCTTCGGCGATATTAACGGTTGACTGGAAACTGGTCGCACACGCGCGCGATACGCTGTAAGCGTCAGTATGCACATTCATGCCGGTGCCGAGCACGATTTCACGCGCAATGTTGGGGGCTTCTGGCATCTGCACTACCTGGCCATATACCAGTTGGTCAACAAGTTTAGGGTCGATTGCATTCCTGACCAATAACTCATTAACCACCATTTTACCGAGATCGACCGCCGGCACACCGTGAAAGTATGTCGCCATTTTCGCGAACGGTGTTCTCAGGCCTGCGACGATAGCAATTCTGTCGCCATCACGCGTAGTAACTGATTGTTGTTTAGCCATTAATTTACCCTTATTGTGACCCTGACTAGCATTTAGTCAAGTGGTCTGACCTGTAGACATTAAACAGATTTTTACAAACTATTTAACAAATAGCAAATCCACACTGGAATATTTTGCAACATTTCTTTACTTGAGCTGCGCTAAAGGCTTGAAACAAAATAAAGCGACCCTATTACACATAGCTGATAGAACAATAATGCAAAGCCTGCTGACCTTTGGTGTACGAATTTTGGTCCGGATGAAAGCATTGTAATCGCGAAACAGACCTGCTGGCCTGGTGGTTCTAAGTCAAAGGGCTGTGACAAAGAGTAACATACTTTCATGACGATCCCTTCGGGCAGCGTCCGTAGTCGGTTATGGACTGCTGCAAAAGTGCACAGCAAAGGTCAACAGGCCTTAGTGACTACGCCATTTTGTATAGCGGGAACCTTTCATCGGCTTTACAGTCATAGTTCACCGTTAACATCACACTGTGGTATTACTGCAGGTCCATTGTCGGCGTTTTGATAACAACTAAATAAATAACAACTAAACAAGGTAAGATTTTCTATGGCAGCTGAGCAGTTCAGACAGTTACACGCATACCTCGACTCACAAATCATTGGTCAGTCTCAACTTACGCTCAATATGTTAATTGCCTTGCTAGCAGATGGTCATTTGCTGGTTGAGGGCCCTCCGGGGCTGGCTAAAACCCGCGCCATCAATGCCCTGGCAAAAGGCATTGATGGTGATTTTCACCGGGTGCAATTTACCCCGGACTTATTACCGGCAGATTTAACCGGTACCGATATTTACCGTCCCGAAACCGGCGAGTTTGTGTTTCAACAAGGTCCATTGTTTCACAATTTAGTGCTCGCCGATGAAATTAACCGGGCCCCGGCCAAGGTTCAGTCTGCGCTGCTTGAAGCCATGGCCGAACATCAGATAACGGTAGGCAATAAAACCTATGCCCTGCCCGAGTTATTTTTGGTCATGGCCACCCAAAACCCACTGGAACAAGAAGGCACTTATCCGTTGCCGGAAGCGCAGCTTGACCGCTTTTTAATGCATCTGGAAATTGACTACCCCGACGCCGGCACTGAGCTGCAAATTTTACAGCTTACCCGTAACGAAGAACTCAGCAAGGGTTCGGTGACAGCGCCGAATTTAAGCCAGTCCGATATCTTTGCCGCCCGTAAAGAAGCCTTGGCGCTGCACATGGCCCCGGCGCTAGAAACCTATTTGGTTCAACTGATCATGGCTACCCGACGCCCGGCCGACTATGCGCCGGAACTGGCCGACTGGATTGAGTTTGGTGCCAGCCCGCGGGCGACCATCGCGCTTGATCGCTGTGCGCGTGCTCATGCATGGTTAGCGGGTCGTGACTTTGTTGGTCCTGACGATATTCAGGCAGTATTTCATAATGCCTTGCGCCATCGTATTATTTTATCCTATCAGGCCGAAGCCGAAGGCATCACGACCAATGAAGTACTCAATAAGATCGTTAACCTGGTGGCTGTACCGTAAATAATGACAACGCAATCACAACTGGCACGATTGCAGTCAAATGGCATTCAGTTAGGTGTCAAAGAACTACTGCAATACCGACAATTTGCTAATTTACTGGACTTATCACCGCGGCGCACGCCTCAGGCACGCCTGGCAGGCAGTTACCTGACCAAGCACAAAGGGCGCGGTATGGAGTTTGATGAAGCCCGTCATTATCAGCCTGGCGACGATATTCGTGCCATTGACTGGCGGGTAACCGCGCGCACGGGTAAAACCCACACCAAGGTGTATCGCGAAGAACGCGAGCGCCCGGTATTTGTATTGTGTGATATGTCAGGCTCAATGCAGTTTGGCACACAGCTTCTACTAAAATCGGTGCAGGCAGCCCATCTGACTTCACTGATCAGTTGGGCGGCAGCCCAACGCGGCGATAAAGTTGGCGCGCTTATTTATTCCGATACGCTTCATTCAGAATGCAAACCACTCAGTCGCAAACGCGCTGTGCTGTCGATTTGTCACGAATTAATGCGCTGTCAGAACAGTGTCGAGCTTGATGCCGTGCATAAAGCAAAACCGGCAGAGCAAATGAGCACTAACCTGGAGCAGGCACTCGGGCGCTTGCGACGACTGGCTAAACCAGGCAGCCTGGTTTACCTGATTAGCGATTTCATCCAGCTTGATGAGCGCGCCCTACAGCACTTATTACAAATAAGCAGGCATTGTGAGGTGAGCGCCCTGGCAATCACCGATCCGCTTGAACAGGAGTTACCCAGTATCAGTCGCTTGCAACCGGTGAATGTCACCAATGGGCAACAACAACAGACCTGGTTACTTGGCGATCGTAAGCTTGCCAGTCATTACACGCGCAGTCAGCAAGCCCGGTGGGCGCAGGTTGAGAGTCACTTAAAACAGTGCAAAACGCCGCTCAGTTTCATTGATGCCGGCGTACCGCTTACCGATCAGTTTGAACGCTTACGGAGGTTGTCGCAATGGACCCGTTAGCACAGTTAAATGATATCCAGACACCACAAGGTGTGGACTGGTGGCCACTGGCCTGGGGTTGGTGGGTAATACTGGCTGTTCTGCTGGCACTGTTGATAGCATTGGTTTACTTAACGGTAAAACACGTGCGTTTTAACCGCGCTCGTCGTGACGCGATCGCTATGCACCAGCAATTGCCGAAAGATGCCAGCTACCCTGCACAGGCAAATCAGCTCCTCAAACGCGTTACCCTGCATTATTATCCGGCCATTGATTCGGCCGCCAGCTACGGGCAGCGTTGGCAACATTTTTTACAGCATTGCCTCAGCGAAAAGCGCCGTGAGAAGACGGCGCAGGGCTTGGCCGTTCTGGCGCAGAGTCCTTACCAGCCGTTACCCGCTGACGAACAGGAAATTGAGCAAATGTACCGCGCAGTCAGCGACTGGCTTAAGCATGCCAGGCTTAAACAGGCACCGGGTGTAACCAATGAACAGGAGGCAGCCAACCATGTTTGAGTTTGCCTGGTGGTGGATGCTTGCCGCCCTCCCCCTGCCCTGGATAATTCGTTTGCTAAGCGGTAAAACCGACAGTGCAGACGTGGCCTTACGAGTACCTAGCTTATTAGCTGATCTCCCGCAGGCAGAATCTTCGCAAGGTAGCGCAAAATGGCTGCATGCGTTGGCTGCGCTGATCTGGCTCAGCCTGGTCGTGGCCGCAGCCCGCCCCCAATGGCTGGGTGAACCAGTGAGTATTCCCAGCGAAGGCCGGGAACTGATGCTGGCGGTGGATTTATCCGGCAGTATGAAAATTGAAGACATGCTGGTGAACGGCCGTCAGGTGAACCGGTTAGCCATGATAAAGTCAGTATTGCAGGACTTTATTGAACGACGTGTGGGTGACCGGCTTGGCCTGATTTTGTTTGCTGACACCGCTTATCTGCAAGCCCCGCTCACCTACGATCGTGATACGGTCGCGACCTTGTTGGATGAATCGGTCATTGGACTGGTGGGAGAACAAACTGCTATCGGTGACGCTATTGGTCTGGCAGTAAAGCGCTTTGAACAGAAGACCAACTCAAACCGGGTGTTGATCCTGCTTACCGACGGGCAAAATACCGCCGGTGCCATTACCCCCGAACAGGCCCGTGAACTGGCTGTGGATGCAGGTGTCACCGTATATACCATCGGTGTCGGCGCCGACATGATGACCGTGAACAGTTTCTTTGGCAGCCGCCAGGTGAACCCCTCTCAGGAACTCGATGAGTCGATGTTAACCGACATAGCCAAAGCTACTGGCGGGCAGTACTTCAGAGCCCGTGACGCGGCCGAACTGGAACAAATTTACGCAATGCTCGACCGCTTGCAGCCTATTGCCGGCGATGAGCGAAAAATGCGCCCGCTTACCGCCTTATATTATTACCCGCTGGCACTGGCCCTGGCGCTGAGTTTACTACCGGTAGCGGGGTTAATGATGAGTGCTGCGTGGCGACGTGTTGCAACAATGGGAATCGAATCAAAATGACATTTTTGCCTGCTGATTTTCATTTTTTAAGACCTGAATGGTTTTATGCACTGGTACCCCTGGTATTAGTCTTGTGGTTTATTAAACGCTGGCGCTCCCAGGCCACAGGCTGGCAGGGCATTGTTGCCGGCCACCTGTATCAGCATCTGGTCACCGGCAAACAAAGCTCCACCCGCTCGCCCTTTGTGCCGTTTTTAACGTTAGCCTGGATGTTGGGCGTGATTGCCCTCGCCGGCCCCACATGGGAACGGATCCCGCAACCGGTCTACCAGGTTAAAACCGGGCATATCATCGTCATGGATATGTCGCTGTCGATGCGTGCCACCGATATTACGCCAGACAGGTTATCGCGCGCCAAGTACAAAGCTATCGACCTGGTTAATCTGATTGACGAGGGCGATATGGGCCTTGTGG
This window harbors:
- the fadJ gene encoding fatty acid oxidation complex subunit alpha FadJ, with amino-acid sequence MTEQTTSAFTLTRQDNGIAILTMDVPGESMNTLKQAFGDDMSALLDEIEQDKAIKGVVLVSGKENSFVAGADITMLDACSTAEEAMALAKGGQDIFNRIENMRATFVAAIHGPALGGGLELAMACHYRICTDSSATQLGLPEVQLGLLPGSGGTQRLPKLAGIQQAIKMMLTGSSVRAKQAKKYGIVDDVVPRSVLIDVAQQFAAKSKPTRKSEPKGLVNKFLEGTSPGRNIVFKKAAEQTQSKTRGNYPAPQQILDVVAVGINKGRQAGLDAEAKAFGQLVMTPESRQLRQIFFATTAMKKESGVAAVAPKKVNKAGVLGGGLMGGGIAFVTATKAGVPARIKDIQPAGIANAMKYSYDLLNKKVKRRFIRKSEMQKQLSLLTGTLDYSGMQDVDIVVEAVFEDVKLKQKMVADVESGCKSETIFASNTSSIPIADIAEGAKRPENVIGLHYFSPVDKMPLAEVIAHEKTSDQTISTTVEFAKKQGKTPIVVKDGAGFYVNRILAPYMNEAASLILAGEPIEHIDKSLLNFGFPVGPVKLLDEVGIDVGTKIIPILIDAFGERFTAPSAFEKVLADDRKGKKNKKGFYDYSGKKPGKTVDESIYALLGVQPAKSRSESEISERCVLLMLNEAARCLNEGVIRSARDGDIGAIFGIGFPPFLGGPFRYMDELGINKVVERLNHYAETVDAKFSPAQVLTDMASKGQTFY
- the fadI gene encoding acetyl-CoA C-acyltransferase FadI; protein product: MAKQQSVTTRDGDRIAIVAGLRTPFAKMATYFHGVPAVDLGKMVVNELLVRNAIDPKLVDQLVYGQVVQMPEAPNIAREIVLGTGMNVHTDAYSVSRACATSFQSTVNIAEAMMAGHVEVGVAGGADSTSVSPIGVSKNLARALVDLQKTKTLGQKWAVLKKLGLKDLLPVPPAVAEYSTGLSMGQTAEQMAKSHGITRQAQDELAHRSHTLAAQSWNEGKLSGEVMTAYAEPYKGALEQDNNVRFESKLEGYAKLRPVFDRKYGSVTAANATPLTDGASAVVMMTESKAKALGYTPLGYIKSYAFAAIDVWEDMLMGPSYATPIALDRAGMTLDDLTLIEMHEAFAAQTLANVKMFASDKFAQEKLGRSKATGEIDMDKFNVMGSSIAYGHPFAATGTRMITQMLNELNRRGGGTGLVTACAAGGLGAAMILETA
- a CDS encoding AAA family ATPase, with the translated sequence MAAEQFRQLHAYLDSQIIGQSQLTLNMLIALLADGHLLVEGPPGLAKTRAINALAKGIDGDFHRVQFTPDLLPADLTGTDIYRPETGEFVFQQGPLFHNLVLADEINRAPAKVQSALLEAMAEHQITVGNKTYALPELFLVMATQNPLEQEGTYPLPEAQLDRFLMHLEIDYPDAGTELQILQLTRNEELSKGSVTAPNLSQSDIFAARKEALALHMAPALETYLVQLIMATRRPADYAPELADWIEFGASPRATIALDRCARAHAWLAGRDFVGPDDIQAVFHNALRHRIILSYQAEAEGITTNEVLNKIVNLVAVP
- a CDS encoding DUF58 domain-containing protein → MMTTQSQLARLQSNGIQLGVKELLQYRQFANLLDLSPRRTPQARLAGSYLTKHKGRGMEFDEARHYQPGDDIRAIDWRVTARTGKTHTKVYREERERPVFVLCDMSGSMQFGTQLLLKSVQAAHLTSLISWAAAQRGDKVGALIYSDTLHSECKPLSRKRAVLSICHELMRCQNSVELDAVHKAKPAEQMSTNLEQALGRLRRLAKPGSLVYLISDFIQLDERALQHLLQISRHCEVSALAITDPLEQELPSISRLQPVNVTNGQQQQTWLLGDRKLASHYTRSQQARWAQVESHLKQCKTPLSFIDAGVPLTDQFERLRRLSQWTR
- a CDS encoding DUF4381 domain-containing protein, translated to MDPLAQLNDIQTPQGVDWWPLAWGWWVILAVLLALLIALVYLTVKHVRFNRARRDAIAMHQQLPKDASYPAQANQLLKRVTLHYYPAIDSAASYGQRWQHFLQHCLSEKRREKTAQGLAVLAQSPYQPLPADEQEIEQMYRAVSDWLKHARLKQAPGVTNEQEAANHV
- a CDS encoding vWA domain-containing protein: MFEFAWWWMLAALPLPWIIRLLSGKTDSADVALRVPSLLADLPQAESSQGSAKWLHALAALIWLSLVVAAARPQWLGEPVSIPSEGRELMLAVDLSGSMKIEDMLVNGRQVNRLAMIKSVLQDFIERRVGDRLGLILFADTAYLQAPLTYDRDTVATLLDESVIGLVGEQTAIGDAIGLAVKRFEQKTNSNRVLILLTDGQNTAGAITPEQARELAVDAGVTVYTIGVGADMMTVNSFFGSRQVNPSQELDESMLTDIAKATGGQYFRARDAAELEQIYAMLDRLQPIAGDERKMRPLTALYYYPLALALALSLLPVAGLMMSAAWRRVATMGIESK